The following is a genomic window from Thioclava electrotropha.
TTTTTCACCCGCACGATCCTGCCGATCGTCGCCGGGGGCTAAGATGGATAACGCAATCTATACCACACTCACGCGGCAATCTGGCCTGATGCGCGAAATGCGGACCGTCGCCAATAATATCGCGAATGTCTCGACCACCGGCTTTCGGCGCGAGGGCGTGATCTTCTCCGAATATCTCTCGGGGCTTCAAGGCAACGAACCCTCGCTGTCGATGGCGCGGGCGCATGGTCGTCTGATCGATCGAAGCCAAGGCGGGCTGACCCAGACAGGCGGCACCTTCGATTTCGCAATCGAGGGCGAGGGGTTCTTCATGGTCGAGACCCCGCAGGGCAATCAGCTCACGCGGGCTGGCAGTTTTATCCCGTCGGCTGAAGGTGAGTTGCTCACGCCCGACGGGTTCCGGCTGCTCGATTCCGGTGGCACCCCGGTCGCAATCCCCTCGGGGGCGACTTCGGTCGCGCTCGCCGCCGATGGCACGCTTTCGAACAACGGCCAGCCGATCGCGCAGGTCGGCGTCTACCTTCCTACCGATCCCAACGAATTGAGCCATGTCGGCGGCACTCGCTTCACCGCAGAGGCCGGGGCCGAACCGGTGGAGGGCGCGGTTCTGATGCAGGGGTTTCTCGAAGACAGCAACGTCGATCCGATCACCGAGATTGCGCGCATGATCGAGGTCCAGCGCGCCTATGAGATGGGCCAGGCCTTTCTCGAACGCGAAGACGAACGAATCCGCGGCGTCATCCAGACGCTCGCCCGCTAACAGGAGGCCCATGACATGAGAGCTCTTCAGATCGCAGCCACCGGCATGAGCGCGCAGCAGATGCGCGTCGAGGTGATTTCCAACAACCTCGCGAACATGTCGACCACTGGCTATAACGCGCGCCGCGCCGAGTTCGCCGATCTGCATTACCAGCAGATGACCCGCCCCGGCACGATCAACGCGACCGATGGCACGACCATCCCCGCCGGGGTGCAGCTTGGCCTCGGCGTGCGCCCGACCGCCGTGACGGTCAACATCGCGCAAGGCTCTCTCAGCGCGACGGGCGGCGATCTGGACGTCGCGATCGACGGCAATGGCTATCTCGAAGTGACGCTGCCCTCGGGCATCTCCGCCTACACGCGCGATGGTGGGCTCAAGCGCAATGGGACCGGCCAGATCGTGACCTCTGACGGCTACCCGGTCGTGCCCGAGATCACCATCCCGAACGACGCGCGCGCCGTGGCGATCAACGCGCAAGGCGAGGTTTATGCCTATTTCAGCAATCAGGTCGCGCCGCAGCTACTCGGCCAGTTCACCTTGGCGAATTTCTCGAACCAGAAGGGGCTGGAGGCGATCGGCTCGAACCTGTTTCTGGAAACCGGCGCCTCGGGGCCGCCCAATGTGAATACGCCCGGCGCGGATGAGTTGGGCACGTTGCGGCAGGGCTATCTGGAGGAGAGCTCGGTCGATCCGGTGCGCGAGATCACCGAGCTGATCAAGGCGCAGCGCGGCTACGAGTTGAACGCGAAGGTCATTTCCGCCGCCGATCAGATGCTTGGCGCGACGACACAGGTGCGCTGATGCTGTGGCGGGCGCTCCTGATTGCGGCATCCGGTCTTTTGCCGGGCCACGTCTTGGCGGACACGCTCGTCGCGCTGCACACCATGCGCGCCCGGACGATCGTCGCCCCCGCAGATGTCGGGTTGCAACCGGGTGAGGTGGTCGGGGCGTTGACCGGGCCGGAGGAAGCGATCGGCCTTGAGACGCGCGGGGTGATCTATGCCGGTCGCCCGATCCGAGCCCGCGATCTGGGGCAGCCCGCCATTGTCGAGCGCAATCAGATCATCCCGCTCCTGTTCCGCCGCGGCTCGTTGGAGATTCGAACCGAAGGCCGCGCGCTCGATCGTGCCGGCATCGGAGAGACGATCCGCGTGATGAACGCCGCTTCGAAAACCGTGGTCTCCGCGACGCTTGGCGCTGACGGAACTGCCCATGTTGCCCCATGAGGAATTTGCGATGAAATCTCCTGCCCTGTTGCTTTTGTCGATCACGCTCATCGCCTGCGGGCGGCTCGAGCAGGTCGGTAAGGCGCCCGGATTTACGCCGGTCGAAGGCGGCAACGAGTTCTACGCCATGGCCTCCTCGCCGCTGCCCGTCACGACAGAGTCGCGCAGCCCTGAACAAGAAGCCTCTCTTTGGTCCGGTGCGCGCAATTCCCTGTTGGGCGACCCACGCGCCGCCAAACGCGGCGATATCCTCACCGTCGTGATTGAGATTAACGATAAGGCCGAAATCTCGAATTCGACGGGTCGCTCGCGCAGCGGGTCCGACACGATGGGAGTGACCTCGATGCTCGGCATTCCGCAGCGGATCGACAAGCGCCTGCCCGCCGGGGCGAGCATGGCCGACGCCGTCTCGACCAATTCGAATTCGACCTATTCCGGCGACGGGCAGGTATCGCGCAACGAGAAACTGACCCTGCGCGTGGCCGCAACGATCATCGAGACGCTCCCGAATGGCGTGTTGCGCATTCAGGGCAGCCAGGAGGTGCGGGTGAATTTCGAGGTGCGCGAGCTGATCGTCACCGGTTTCGTGCGCCCCGCCGATGTGAGCCGCCAGAACGAGATCACCTATGACAAGATCGCTGGCGCGCGGATTTCCTATGGCGGGCGCGGGCAGATCACCGATGTGCAGCAACCGCGCTACGGCCAGCAGATCGCCGATATTCTCCTGCCCTTCTGAGGTTCCGCAATGCTTGGTAAACTCCTCCCGCTTCTCCTCGGTCTGATCGGCCTCGCCGGCGGCGGCGCGGCAGGATATTTCCTGCGTCCCGCCCCACCGCCCGCAGAACAACCCACCGACTCGGCCGCTGCGGAGGCGGCAGCAGGAGATCACGGCGCCGCACCAGAGGCTCATGGGGCCCCGGCCGCTGCCGACCCTGGGGCCGAGGGCGATGTCACCTCCGAATTCGTCAAGCTCAACAACCAGTTCATCGTGCCGCTGGTAACCGAGTCGCGCATCTCCGGCATGGTCATCCTGTCGCTCAGCCTCGAGGTGAAGGTCGGTGAGACCGAGGCCGTCTATCGCGCCGAGCCGAAACTGCGCGATGCGTTCCTGCAGGTGCTGTTCGATCATGCGAATACGGGGGGATTTCAGGGCCTGTTCACGGATTCCGCGAACATGTCGCGCCTGCGTCGGGCCCTGACCGAGACCGCGCGCAGCATTCTCGGTCCCGGTGTCCTTGCGGTTCTGGTCTCCGATATCGTGCGTCAGGACAGCTAGGTCAGATCCGCGATATCTGCGACAGACGAGAGATCCCGCGCCTCAGCGCGGCGCGCCTCGTTTC
Proteins encoded in this region:
- a CDS encoding flagellar hook-basal body complex protein, which encodes MDNAIYTTLTRQSGLMREMRTVANNIANVSTTGFRREGVIFSEYLSGLQGNEPSLSMARAHGRLIDRSQGGLTQTGGTFDFAIEGEGFFMVETPQGNQLTRAGSFIPSAEGELLTPDGFRLLDSGGTPVAIPSGATSVALAADGTLSNNGQPIAQVGVYLPTDPNELSHVGGTRFTAEAGAEPVEGAVLMQGFLEDSNVDPITEIARMIEVQRAYEMGQAFLEREDERIRGVIQTLAR
- the flgG gene encoding flagellar basal-body rod protein FlgG translates to MRALQIAATGMSAQQMRVEVISNNLANMSTTGYNARRAEFADLHYQQMTRPGTINATDGTTIPAGVQLGLGVRPTAVTVNIAQGSLSATGGDLDVAIDGNGYLEVTLPSGISAYTRDGGLKRNGTGQIVTSDGYPVVPEITIPNDARAVAINAQGEVYAYFSNQVAPQLLGQFTLANFSNQKGLEAIGSNLFLETGASGPPNVNTPGADELGTLRQGYLEESSVDPVREITELIKAQRGYELNAKVISAADQMLGATTQVR
- the flgA gene encoding flagellar basal body P-ring formation chaperone FlgA — its product is MLWRALLIAASGLLPGHVLADTLVALHTMRARTIVAPADVGLQPGEVVGALTGPEEAIGLETRGVIYAGRPIRARDLGQPAIVERNQIIPLLFRRGSLEIRTEGRALDRAGIGETIRVMNAASKTVVSATLGADGTAHVAP
- the flgH gene encoding flagellar basal body L-ring protein FlgH encodes the protein MKSPALLLLSITLIACGRLEQVGKAPGFTPVEGGNEFYAMASSPLPVTTESRSPEQEASLWSGARNSLLGDPRAAKRGDILTVVIEINDKAEISNSTGRSRSGSDTMGVTSMLGIPQRIDKRLPAGASMADAVSTNSNSTYSGDGQVSRNEKLTLRVAATIIETLPNGVLRIQGSQEVRVNFEVRELIVTGFVRPADVSRQNEITYDKIAGARISYGGRGQITDVQQPRYGQQIADILLPF
- a CDS encoding flagellar basal body-associated FliL family protein; the encoded protein is MLGKLLPLLLGLIGLAGGGAAGYFLRPAPPPAEQPTDSAAAEAAAGDHGAAPEAHGAPAAADPGAEGDVTSEFVKLNNQFIVPLVTESRISGMVILSLSLEVKVGETEAVYRAEPKLRDAFLQVLFDHANTGGFQGLFTDSANMSRLRRALTETARSILGPGVLAVLVSDIVRQDS